AGGAAGATGGACGCATCCGGATTCCGGCAGCGTTGCAGGGATTTCTGGGCGGGAAGGCGTTCATCGGGTAAGCAGCCGAACGAAGCAAAGGGCCTGACCACTCCTGTCGTCAGGCCCTTTGCTTTTTCTGCAATTCACGCACCAGATACGGCGCGGCGCGCTTACCGCTGCGGCTCCACCACCGCCTTGCCCGTCACCTTGCGCCCGGCCATGTCCTTGAGGGCCTGCGGCACGTCAGCCAGGGCGTAGCGGGCGGAGATGTGCGGTTTGACTTTGCCCTCGCCCATCCAGGTCAACAACTGGCGTAGATTGGCAAGATTTTTCTTCGGGTCGCGCCGGGCAAACTCGCCCCAGAAGACGCCCACCACCGACGCGCCCTTGAGCAGCGGCAGATTGAGCGGCAGCGCCGGGATATCGCCCTCGGCAAAGCCCACCACCAGGTATTTGCCGCCCCAGGCAATCGAGCGAAAGGCAGGTTCGGCCAGCTTGCCGCCCACCGGATCGTAAATGACGTCCGGCCCCTTGCCCCCGGTCAGCTCCTTGAGGACTGAGCGCAGGTCCTGCTCGGCGTAGTTGATGGTTTCGTCGGCCCCGTTCTGGCGGCAGAGGTCAAGCTTTTCCTGAGTAGACGCCGCCGCGATGACCCGCGCGCCCAGCGCCTTGCCGATCTGGACCGCCGCCAACCCCACACCGCCCGCCGCGCCCAGCACCAGCAGAGTCTGCCCGGCTTTCAGCTCGGCGCGGTCAATCAGCGCGTGGGCCGAGGTGCCGTAGGCGAGTGGCAGGGCCGCACCTTCGGCAAAGTCCACCCCGTCCGGCAGCGGGAAGGTGGCGCTGGCGGGGGCCTTGACCTGCTGGGCGAAGCCGCCGAGCTGCACGAAGGAGGCGACCCGCTGCCCGACCTGCAGGTGGGTCACGTCCTCCCCCACCGCCGTCACGATTCCGGCCACCTCCGCGCCGGGTATGAAGGGCAACTCGGGGCGCATCTGGTACTTGCCCTGAATCATCAGCACGTCGGGAAAGTTGAGCGGCGCGGCGTGAACTTCGATGACGACCTCGCCGGGGCCGGGTGTGGGGTCAGGAATGGTATTCAGTTCGAGGTCGTCGGGCGGGCCGAGATGGGTGCACTGGACAGCTTGCATAAGGCTCCTTCGGAGGGCTGATGGGGGAAGGCTGATCGTATTTTCAGGACCTTCTGGGCGATGTTGGAGAAACGAAAGATTGACCTCACCGCCAGCTCATCAGCTCCGGCGGCAGGTGCCCGGTTTCGTTGAAGGTATCCAAGCTGACCCGTCCGCCGCCGTAAGTCAGGCGGGTGATAGAGGCGTTCTTGACGCGCCAGTTGAGGGCCAGGGCCGTGTCGGGCGGGGCTTTGAGTACGCTCGCCACCACGCTGCCGATGACGCCGCCGGAGGTGAAGGCCAGCACGGTTGCGCCGGAGAGCCTGAGCAGGTCGCGCACCGACGCCTGCACCCGCGCCTGGAAGTCGGCCCAGGCTTCCAGTTCGGGGTGCAGAAGATCACCTTGCAAATACCGGGCCGTCAGCGGCTCCAACATAGCCTGAAGGTGCTTGTTGCGCTCGGGGCCGAACTTTTGCTGCTCGAAGGTGCGGGCGAGCCGGGCAAAATTAGCGTCCTGTTCGGCCAGCAACGGCGCGAGGTGACGCAGCAAGCCGTCTCCGTCGTACTCGGCCAGTCGGGCGTCTTCGGTAGCGTCAGGCCAGCCCGAGTCCTCGGCGGCGATCAGGGCCGTGCGGCGCTGGCGCACCAGCGGACCGTGCAGAACGTGGGTAACGCCCAATCCTTCCGAGCGCAGTACTTCGCCCAGCCGGCGCGCCTGCGCCTGGCCCAGTTCGCTCAGGCGGTCGGTGTCGGCCTCAAACGGGGTGGCCTGCCCGTGACGGATCAGCAGCAGTTGGCTCAATGGGCCTCCAGGTAAAAGTGACTAGAACTTGAGAACGTCCGCACTCTAACCTGTCCGACAGGTGTGCTTCAAGCCGCAGGCGGTTTCAGTCTCAGCGAGCGGGCCGCTAGACTCGCGTGATGAATCCTGCTCTCCTCGGCCTCCTCTCGGCGCTCAACTACGGGGTGGGCGATTTTCTGGCCGGGCTGGCCAGCCGCTTTGACCCGCCGCTGCGGGTGGTGGCGCTCTCGCACCCGCTGGCTGCCGCCGTCCTGGCCCTGATGGCGCTGGTGCTGGGCCAGCCGCTGCCGCCCGCCGCCGACTTGTGGTGGGGCGCGTCGGCGGGTGCGGTGGGACTGGTGGCGGTGCTGGCCTTTTACAAGGCGCTGGCGGTGGGGCCGATGGGCGCGGTGTCGGTGGGCGCAGGCGCACTCTCGGCGGCGGTGCCGGTGGCGGTGGGCGTGCTGGGCGGCGAGACACTGGGAGCGCTCGGCTGGGTGGGCGCGGCGCTGGTACTCATCGGCACGGCGCTGCTGAGTTTCGCGCCGGGCAAACAGGGCGAGGCGAGCAACGGCGTGGGCCTGGGCCTGCTGGCCGGGCTGGGCTTCGGCTTCTTTTTCGTGATGCTGGGGCAGGCCAGTGAGCCGTCGGGCACTCTCTGGACGCTCACGGCCGCGCGCACCGCCAGTTCCTTGATCGCGCTGCCGCTGACCGCCTTCACGGTGGGCCTAAGGCCGCGCAAGCCCGCACTGATCCTGGGATCCGCGCCCGGCGATTTGCTGGGCAACCTGTTTTATCTGCTCTCGGTGCAGGGCGGCGGCCTCGCCATCGGCGCGCTGCTGACCAGCATGTATCCGGCCTTCACCACCCTGCTGGCCGTGGGTGTGCTGCGCGAGCGGCTGCGGCGAACCCAGTGGGGCGGCGTGGTGCTGGCGCTGGCGGGCGCGGCCCTGCTGACAGGAAAGTAGTTGGCGGCGGCAAGTTGATGGCTCCGCTTGTCGTCCGCTCTCTTCATCCTCATTTGAGAGTCTGACTTTCAGGCCTGTGTCCGCCGCACCCGCTTCTCGGCTTCTATGGCCCGCTGCAACTCGGAAATCTGGACCAGTAGCGCCCGCTGCTCGGTGGCAGAAGCGCCCGTCATCTGCTGGGCCAGCAGGTCCTTTTCAACCTTGAGCGACTCGATACTCAGGCCCGATTGGATGTCGTCCACGGCGGCGGCGGCGTAGGCTCCCACCTTCTGCTCGAACTGCTCGGTGGCCGCCCGGCTGTGCGCGCGGGGGTCGCGGCCCTCGAACAGCAGACGGATCAGCAGTTGCTCCTCGGGCTGGCCCCGGAAGACTTCCAGAATCTCCTCGCTGCTTTTCGCTCCGCGCGCGGCCAGCATCACCTTGCGGACCGTCTCGTTGTGCCAGGGCGTCTGCCCGTCGAGTTTGGACAGCAGCGAGGGGGCCAGCAGAATCTGGCGCAGCAGGGCCAGCTCGTGGTCGCCCTGCGGGGTGCTGGACATGCCCGCCAGGTGGGTGTCGGTCAACGTTTTGCGCTTGGCCTTGTTGGCGATCCAGTCGCTGAGGGCTTCGGGCTTGAGGCCCAGTGGGTCACAGGCCAGCCGCCGCATTTCCCTGGCGCTCTCGTCGAAGGGATCGAGGTTCTGCATACGCGGCAGCAGTTCCATCAAGATGCGGCGCTTGCTTTCTGAGGTCGCCACGCCGTACTTCTGCACGGCGGCCTCCACCCGGTAATGCACCTCGTCCAGCCCACTCGCCAGCGCCTGCCGGATAGCGTGCAGCTCTCCGGCCATCACCGCGTCGGCGGGGTCCTTACCGCTCGGCACACGGGTGGCGCGCACCCTCAGCTTGCTGCCCACCACCTGATCGAGTCCCGATAAGGTGGCTTTCAGGCCCGCCTCGTCGCGGTCGAACATCAGGGCCAGTTTCTGAATGTCGAGCCTCGCCAGCAACGTCGCGTGGTCGGCGGTCAGCGCCGTACCGAGGGTCGCCGCCGCCGTCTCGAAGCCCGCCTGGTGCAGCGCGATCACGTCCATATAACCTTCCACCACGATCAGCTCACCGCCGCCGTCTGGGCTGGCCTGCTGGGCGGCGCTGCGGGCAAAGTTCAGGCCGTAGAGCAACTCTCCCTTCTTGAACGCCTCGGTTTCGGGGGTATTGAGGTATTTGGGCTTCTCGTCGTTCAGCACCCGGCCCCCAAAGCCCACCAGCCGCCCGAGGTGGTCGCGAATCGGGAACATCACCCGCCCCCGGAAGCGGTCGTAGACCCGCCCGGTCTGGGTGTTCTCGGAGAGCAGACCCGCTTCCAGCAGTTGCCGGTCCGTCAGGCCCCGGCTGCGGGCCAGGCTCAGCAGGCCGTCCCAACCATCGGGAGCGTAGCCGAGTTCAAACCTGGCAATCGTCTCCTCGGTCAGGCCGCGTGTATGAAAATAGTCCAGACCCGGCCCCGGCAGGTGGCTGCGGAAGTACTCCAGCGCGAAGGCGTTCACGTCGTAGATGTCGCGGCTGCTGCGCTCGCCGTAGCGCGTCTCGACGGTGACGCCCGCCTGCTCGGCCAGCTTGCGCAGGGCGTCGCCGAAGCTCAGGTTCTCAGTGCGCTGCACGAACGAGAACAGGTCGCCGCCCGCCTTGCAGCCAAAGCAGTAATAGTAGCCCTGCTCGGTGTCCACCTGAAAGCTGGGGGTCTTCTCGTTGTGAAAGGGACACAGGCCCTTCATGCGGCCCTTACCCGCCGGGGTGAGGCTCACATACTGGCCCACCACGTCGGCGATATTCAGCCGCTCGCGCACTTCCTCCTTGGTTCCGATGTGTCCTCACCCCCTCCTGGCAACCCAGGCTGCCGAAAACAGCGCAGCGCCAGACGAAGTGTCCAGCGCCGTCAATGTTGCTCTTCGGCAGGCCGCGAACGGCCCCGTGCTCCATCACTGGTCGGGGCGGTCAGGCCTTCAGTTTACTCTTCTGCCGCCCCATTCGTAAAGGCCCGGAAAACAGCGTGCTGGCGCGGATTTTTTTGATGAATACCGTCGTACAGCGGCTTGGAGCAGTCTCACTCAGGATGTGAAATTCGCCACAAGCGGGCCTGGGCCAGCACGGCGTACTGGTCGGCCCAGAAAAGGGCGGGCGGCTTGGCGAGAGGATGCCACTCCAGCGCGTAGCCGGGTTCCAGCGGCGTGGCGGCAATTTGATCCGTGACACACAGGAAAAACCGGTTCTCGACCCAGCGCGTCCCGGCCTGGTTCTCGCGCTGCCAGATGCCGAGTTCGGCCAGCACACCCAGTTCCGTGATTCCGGTTTCCTCGTGAACCTCGCGCCGCAGGGCGGTTAAGGCGTCCTCGCCCAGCTCGATGCCGCCTTTGGGCAGGGTCAGGCTGCCATCCACCTCGCACACGACAGCCAGCCACTCGCGGCCCGCCTCATCCCGCCGCAGGATGACGGCCCCCACGCCGGGGCGCAGCGGCAGCCTTCGGGGATTAGGCAAGAACAACCTCACCGTTCGGCATGTCCAGCACCGCCTGCAATCTGGTTTCGGGGGCCTGATGGACCGTCACCAGCTCCACAAGTTTCAGCCCGGTCAGCGCCTCACGGAGTTGTTCCGGCTGCGGCGTCATCAGCTCCAGGCTTCGCAGGCGCACGCCCACGTCTGGCAGCGTGGCGGCGGGTGAGTCGCCCTGCCAGGCGATCAGACTCGGCAATGCACCGCCCAGCGGCAGAGAGCCGTCCTGCGGCACCGTCAGCGTCCAGACGTAGCGGCCCCGCGTCAGGGCCAGCACCTCGCCCTGCGCGGCCAGCGGCGGCTGGGGCGTGCGGGCCACCCAGTGGATCAGGGCCGGGCCGCGCTTGAGCCGCTCCTGCACGGCAGGCGTGTCCAGGCCAAACCAGCGCGGGCGGGTGGGCGCGGGCGCGTCCGGGTTGACGGCGATGACTTCCAGATATGCCTCGCCCAGCGAGAGCAGCCGGTTGTGGGTCCCGAAGGTGGGGTGTTCGCCGCCGGGAGCAAGGTGTACGCCCAGCCGGTCTTCCAGCCAGGCCGCGCCTTCACTGAGGCTGCGTGCAGCGATCACCAGATGGTCAATGGCAGGACGATCAAGAGCGGGCACGCTCATGCCCCGCGCGGGCGGCTCATCGTTGCCAGGTCACCCAGCACGATGGCCGCCGCCTTCTCACCGCTCTCCATAGCGCCCTGAATGCCGCTCATGGACGTGATCTCCCCGGCCAGCAGCACGCCGGGCCACCGGGTGGCGTGGCCCGGCAGATGCGCTGCATAGTCCGGCGGCTGGGGGTACTGGGCGTGGGCAATGCGCTCGACGGCCAGGGTCCGCAGCAAGCTGACCCGCACGCCGTACCAGACCGAGAGTTCGGCCCGCACTGCCGTGTCCAGCGCTGCGTCGTCCAGCTCAGGATTGCCCAGCACCGTGACGGTGAGCAGGTGCTGGCCTGCCGGGGCACGCTCCGGAATCAGGTGGCTGAGCCACTGGGCGTTGTTGATGAGGGCCGTGTTGTTCAGACCACCCACCGGATTGAGCAGCAGCCGGAACTGCGGGTCAAT
This portion of the Deinococcus rubellus genome encodes:
- a CDS encoding NADPH:quinone oxidoreductase family protein, with translation MQAVQCTHLGPPDDLELNTIPDPTPGPGEVVIEVHAAPLNFPDVLMIQGKYQMRPELPFIPGAEVAGIVTAVGEDVTHLQVGQRVASFVQLGGFAQQVKAPASATFPLPDGVDFAEGAALPLAYGTSAHALIDRAELKAGQTLLVLGAAGGVGLAAVQIGKALGARVIAAASTQEKLDLCRQNGADETINYAEQDLRSVLKELTGGKGPDVIYDPVGGKLAEPAFRSIAWGGKYLVVGFAEGDIPALPLNLPLLKGASVVGVFWGEFARRDPKKNLANLRQLLTWMGEGKVKPHISARYALADVPQALKDMAGRKVTGKAVVEPQR
- a CDS encoding histidine phosphatase family protein, whose translation is MSQLLLIRHGQATPFEADTDRLSELGQAQARRLGEVLRSEGLGVTHVLHGPLVRQRRTALIAAEDSGWPDATEDARLAEYDGDGLLRHLAPLLAEQDANFARLARTFEQQKFGPERNKHLQAMLEPLTARYLQGDLLHPELEAWADFQARVQASVRDLLRLSGATVLAFTSGGVIGSVVASVLKAPPDTALALNWRVKNASITRLTYGGGRVSLDTFNETGHLPPELMSWR
- a CDS encoding EamA family transporter, which encodes MNPALLGLLSALNYGVGDFLAGLASRFDPPLRVVALSHPLAAAVLALMALVLGQPLPPAADLWWGASAGAVGLVAVLAFYKALAVGPMGAVSVGAGALSAAVPVAVGVLGGETLGALGWVGAALVLIGTALLSFAPGKQGEASNGVGLGLLAGLGFGFFFVMLGQASEPSGTLWTLTAARTASSLIALPLTAFTVGLRPRKPALILGSAPGDLLGNLFYLLSVQGGGLAIGALLTSMYPAFTTLLAVGVLRERLRRTQWGGVVLALAGAALLTGK
- the dnaG gene encoding DNA primase; translated protein: MRERLNIADVVGQYVSLTPAGKGRMKGLCPFHNEKTPSFQVDTEQGYYYCFGCKAGGDLFSFVQRTENLSFGDALRKLAEQAGVTVETRYGERSSRDIYDVNAFALEYFRSHLPGPGLDYFHTRGLTEETIARFELGYAPDGWDGLLSLARSRGLTDRQLLEAGLLSENTQTGRVYDRFRGRVMFPIRDHLGRLVGFGGRVLNDEKPKYLNTPETEAFKKGELLYGLNFARSAAQQASPDGGGELIVVEGYMDVIALHQAGFETAAATLGTALTADHATLLARLDIQKLALMFDRDEAGLKATLSGLDQVVGSKLRVRATRVPSGKDPADAVMAGELHAIRQALASGLDEVHYRVEAAVQKYGVATSESKRRILMELLPRMQNLDPFDESAREMRRLACDPLGLKPEALSDWIANKAKRKTLTDTHLAGMSSTPQGDHELALLRQILLAPSLLSKLDGQTPWHNETVRKVMLAARGAKSSEEILEVFRGQPEEQLLIRLLFEGRDPRAHSRAATEQFEQKVGAYAAAAVDDIQSGLSIESLKVEKDLLAQQMTGASATEQRALLVQISELQRAIEAEKRVRRTQA
- a CDS encoding NUDIX domain-containing protein encodes the protein MPNPRRLPLRPGVGAVILRRDEAGREWLAVVCEVDGSLTLPKGGIELGEDALTALRREVHEETGITELGVLAELGIWQRENQAGTRWVENRFFLCVTDQIAATPLEPGYALEWHPLAKPPALFWADQYAVLAQARLWRISHPE
- a CDS encoding VOC family protein translates to MSVPALDRPAIDHLVIAARSLSEGAAWLEDRLGVHLAPGGEHPTFGTHNRLLSLGEAYLEVIAVNPDAPAPTRPRWFGLDTPAVQERLKRGPALIHWVARTPQPPLAAQGEVLALTRGRYVWTLTVPQDGSLPLGGALPSLIAWQGDSPAATLPDVGVRLRSLELMTPQPEQLREALTGLKLVELVTVHQAPETRLQAVLDMPNGEVVLA